A genomic stretch from Sphingobacterium sp. ML3W includes:
- a CDS encoding tetratricopeptide repeat protein: MDSNSSVEEKNFYETIIRESQKYQTSSSALSIYLTPYFNQAIRKNDNALLAIYYCLLADQSFDSEGGRNSFSDKYYLKALDLEKEYNYQNVKAWVKVMYGFYLYRCLKASEALPLLLEGEKGIEDIPKDLVLDLTHTYKKLGYFFGTLGDYRTGIKYLELGQQQEGISPKLKAEILDNLGLLTLKSGGDTVQAMKNFEIAQNLALSEKDSLRYAKTLGNQARIYEGMKDYQKALSLLDKDLEISKSLGNNKNTVFALMMRIRLCISMGANREVRQMIKETEHLLEGADDKKTILELEGHKLNLAVQNGDLKQELNARRRIEQLQDSLRFLDGDPVLSQLKFMADKQKYADKLSLAQALIKKKRAETRLWVTLSLFVLVVSFFIYNAFRYRSRKRMREYEYQLLNLKYTKAELDKELMSSKSQLEEYMVYLKRNNEQIDLLSSMLDEMGETPVKDRDELKTLLQSHLITDEKWQEFKLLLAKEFPNLLQNIQAKFPDITESNLRVIVLMKMGLNNREVANVLGVTPDAIKKSMQRLKKKLGGQAGILMEYISDKELV; this comes from the coding sequence ATGGATTCTAATTCTTCTGTGGAAGAAAAGAACTTTTATGAGACAATTATCCGGGAATCACAGAAGTATCAGACTTCTAGTTCAGCGTTGAGCATATACCTAACCCCATATTTTAATCAGGCTATTCGGAAAAATGACAATGCATTGCTCGCGATTTATTATTGCTTGTTAGCGGATCAATCTTTTGACAGTGAAGGTGGAAGAAATAGCTTTAGTGACAAATACTACCTAAAGGCACTCGACCTGGAAAAGGAGTATAATTATCAGAATGTCAAAGCTTGGGTAAAGGTGATGTACGGTTTTTATCTGTACAGATGTCTAAAAGCTTCTGAGGCACTTCCTCTGCTATTGGAGGGTGAAAAGGGCATAGAGGATATACCAAAGGATCTGGTGTTAGATCTGACACATACATACAAAAAGCTTGGTTATTTCTTCGGCACTTTGGGCGACTATAGAACGGGAATTAAGTATTTGGAACTCGGCCAACAGCAAGAAGGCATCTCTCCAAAACTGAAAGCCGAGATTTTGGACAACCTAGGCTTATTGACTTTAAAAAGTGGTGGGGATACGGTGCAGGCGATGAAAAATTTTGAGATTGCCCAAAATTTGGCGCTTTCTGAGAAGGATTCTCTTCGTTATGCCAAGACCTTGGGCAATCAGGCACGGATCTACGAGGGAATGAAAGATTATCAGAAGGCATTGTCACTTTTGGATAAAGATTTGGAAATCTCGAAATCTCTGGGTAATAATAAAAATACCGTTTTTGCTTTAATGATGCGGATCCGCTTGTGTATTTCTATGGGCGCAAATCGCGAAGTCCGTCAAATGATCAAGGAAACCGAACATCTATTGGAAGGAGCCGATGACAAAAAGACGATATTGGAGCTTGAGGGGCATAAGTTGAATCTTGCTGTTCAAAATGGTGACTTGAAGCAAGAACTAAATGCGCGCCGGCGTATCGAACAACTCCAAGATTCATTGCGATTTCTGGATGGAGATCCCGTGTTGTCGCAATTGAAATTTATGGCTGACAAGCAAAAATATGCTGATAAACTATCTTTGGCTCAGGCGCTCATCAAGAAGAAACGTGCTGAAACAAGATTGTGGGTGACATTGAGTTTGTTTGTATTGGTCGTTTCCTTTTTTATTTATAATGCCTTTCGATACCGTTCACGTAAGCGTATGCGGGAATATGAATATCAGTTGTTGAATCTCAAGTACACCAAAGCCGAATTGGACAAGGAATTGATGAGTTCCAAAAGTCAGCTAGAGGAGTATATGGTATATCTCAAGCGTAATAATGAACAGATAGATCTTCTTTCTTCTATGCTTGATGAAATGGGGGAGACACCTGTCAAAGACCGGGATGAACTTAAAACACTTTTGCAGTCTCATCTTATCACCGATGAGAAATGGCAGGAATTTAAGCTTCTGCTTGCTAAGGAGTTTCCGAACTTATTGCAAAATATTCAGGCTAAATTTCCAGATATTACCGAATCTAATCTGAGGGTGATTGTGCTTATGAAAATGGGCTTAAATAATAGAGAGGTTGCCAATGTTTTGGGCGTTACTCCTGATGCAATCAAAAAATCAATGCAACGTTTGAAAAAGAAACTTGGTGGACAGGCCGGAATATTGATGGAATATATCTCTGATAAAGAACTTGTCTAA
- a CDS encoding 5-formyltetrahydrofolate cyclo-ligase: MKSKKELRQEFKIKRCQLSTEDEESLNHKLLLQFQKIDLTKVSYMHVYLPIQKYHEPDTYPIINYVKEFFPKIILVVSRSNFSNYSMQHYILDHQTIFETNEWGIPEPVSGVEVRPSVIDFILVPLLAFDVDGHRVGYGKGFYDRFFALCTLETQRVGLSFFDPIERIADRNEHDVVLTKAITPNRIYSFSSHGHDTSF; the protein is encoded by the coding sequence ATGAAATCTAAAAAGGAATTAAGACAGGAGTTTAAGATAAAAAGATGCCAACTTTCCACAGAAGATGAGGAAAGTCTTAACCATAAATTACTGTTGCAATTTCAAAAAATAGATCTAACAAAGGTTAGCTATATGCATGTTTATCTTCCAATCCAAAAATATCATGAACCCGATACTTATCCTATCATAAATTATGTGAAGGAATTTTTTCCGAAGATCATCTTGGTCGTATCTCGCTCAAACTTTTCGAACTATTCCATGCAACACTATATCCTTGATCATCAAACGATTTTCGAGACGAATGAGTGGGGAATTCCGGAGCCTGTTTCAGGAGTAGAAGTACGCCCTTCAGTTATTGATTTTATTCTAGTTCCTTTATTGGCGTTTGATGTTGATGGTCATCGCGTCGGTTATGGGAAAGGATTTTATGATCGTTTTTTTGCACTTTGTACGTTAGAAACCCAACGTGTAGGACTATCTTTTTTTGATCCAATCGAACGAATCGCTGATCGAAATGAACACGATGTTGTATTGACTAAAGCCATTACGCCAAATCGCATTTATAGTTTTAGTTCACATGGGCATGATACATCTTTCTAA
- a CDS encoding ATP-binding cassette domain-containing protein, whose product MEITLKDIGRRYNSEWIFRHINYRFESGKSYAVLGQNGSGKSTLLKVLSGSLSSSEGELVYTNGESIIGIDQVYQQLSIAAPYIELIEEFTLRELFDFHFQFKSYLQGFDKESVLNLLGLESALDKEIKHFSSGMRQRVKLVLACCSNSNLVLLDEPTSNLDSAGEEWYLNLIARTKLDFRLFIICSNQKKEYEFCDETISIVDFKK is encoded by the coding sequence TTGGAAATAACATTAAAGGATATTGGTCGAAGATATAACAGCGAATGGATTTTCAGGCATATTAACTATCGTTTTGAATCCGGAAAGAGCTATGCTGTCCTCGGACAGAATGGTTCTGGAAAATCCACCTTGTTGAAGGTTCTTTCTGGGAGCTTGTCATCTTCTGAAGGTGAATTGGTTTATACGAATGGGGAGAGCATCATTGGTATTGATCAGGTTTACCAACAATTGTCTATCGCTGCACCATATATAGAGTTGATTGAAGAATTTACCTTGCGTGAGCTGTTCGATTTTCATTTTCAATTTAAAAGTTATCTTCAGGGTTTTGATAAAGAAAGTGTTTTAAATTTGTTAGGGTTGGAAAGTGCTCTGGACAAAGAAATAAAGCATTTTTCATCAGGAATGCGTCAGCGGGTTAAACTGGTACTGGCATGTTGCTCTAATTCAAATTTAGTATTGTTGGACGAGCCAACAAGTAATCTGGATAGCGCAGGAGAGGAATGGTATCTGAATTTAATAGCGCGTACCAAGCTCGATTTTAGATTGTTTATTATCTGTTCAAATCAAAAAAAAGAATACGAATTTTGTGACGAAACAATTTCTATCGTCGACTTCAAAAAGTAG
- the efp gene encoding elongation factor P, with translation MAKASEVKSGNILRFNGELVSVEEYIHRTPGNLRAFYQARMRNVKTGKLVEYRFRVDESVEIARVETSDYQYLYEDGEFFVVMDNNTYEQFNIPKFLFGDSARFLKEGMTVIIAFESDEPIMAEAPKSVELEITYTEPAVKGDTSTNALKKATVETGVEIMVPLFINQGEKVRVDTQTGNYIERVK, from the coding sequence ATGGCTAAGGCATCAGAGGTAAAATCAGGAAATATTTTAAGATTTAACGGAGAGTTAGTCTCTGTAGAAGAATATATACACCGTACACCAGGTAATTTGCGCGCTTTTTATCAAGCAAGAATGCGTAACGTGAAGACTGGGAAATTAGTTGAATATCGTTTTAGAGTTGATGAGAGTGTGGAGATTGCGCGTGTTGAAACGAGTGATTACCAATACCTATACGAGGATGGCGAATTTTTCGTAGTGATGGACAACAACACATACGAGCAATTCAATATTCCTAAGTTTTTATTTGGTGATTCAGCGCGTTTCCTGAAAGAAGGAATGACTGTCATTATTGCTTTTGAAAGTGATGAGCCTATTATGGCAGAAGCACCGAAAAGTGTTGAATTGGAAATTACATATACGGAGCCAGCAGTGAAGGGAGATACTTCTACAAACGCTTTGAAAAAAGCTACTGTAGAAACAGGAGTAGAGATTATGGTGCCTTTATTCATTAACCAGGGAGAGAAAGTAAGAGTCGATACGCAAACAGGTAACTATATCGAACGCGTAAAGTAA
- a CDS encoding glyceraldehyde-3-phosphate dehydrogenase translates to MLHSPSFDLEIKSYREQQNAAIELIQIISNLWYNQAIELVLFREQLVDEKVSVILNHLRESTILSGNILTIFDLLNLARVLEKSNLAPARIDIGKLATKATNDQINAEDLSSFIFNELEGITEWQELTPRDVVLYGFGRIGRLLARELINKSGSGKQLRLRAIVTRDPNDAKSLLKRAALLKSDSIHGEFEGEVYTDPEKNALIINGITVNVISAKQPEDIDYTTYDINNALVIDNTGAFRDEKELARHLASKGASQVLLTAPGKGVPNIVYGVNENTIDLEEHAIFSAASCTTNAIAPVLAVLEEKIGILKGHIETIHSYTNDQNLVDNMHKKSRRGRAAALNMVITETGAGSAVSKVLPPLTGKLTSNAIRVPVPNGSLAILNLELTSAISWEQINTLLKTSALEGNLVEQIKFSSNDELVSTDIIGTTAAAVIDGPATIVSADGKNIVLYVWYDNEYGYSHQVMRLSRHIAGVRRYTYY, encoded by the coding sequence ATGTTACATAGTCCTTCTTTTGATCTAGAAATCAAAAGTTACAGAGAACAGCAAAATGCAGCTATTGAACTGATTCAAATCATTAGTAATCTTTGGTATAACCAGGCTATTGAGCTCGTTCTGTTCAGAGAGCAGCTGGTTGATGAAAAAGTAAGTGTGATTCTCAACCACCTCCGGGAAAGTACTATCCTTTCCGGCAATATACTGACCATATTTGATCTATTGAATCTTGCTCGTGTATTGGAAAAATCAAATCTAGCTCCCGCTCGAATTGATATCGGTAAACTTGCAACTAAAGCCACAAACGACCAGATCAATGCGGAGGATTTGTCTTCTTTTATTTTCAATGAATTAGAGGGAATCACCGAGTGGCAGGAATTAACACCCCGTGATGTTGTACTCTATGGTTTCGGTCGTATTGGCCGTCTACTCGCACGCGAACTCATTAATAAATCGGGTTCTGGCAAGCAACTTCGTCTACGCGCAATAGTCACTAGGGACCCTAACGATGCCAAATCATTGCTTAAAAGGGCTGCTCTTTTGAAAAGTGACTCCATACATGGGGAATTTGAGGGTGAAGTTTATACAGATCCTGAAAAAAATGCACTAATTATTAATGGGATCACGGTCAACGTCATCTCTGCTAAGCAACCTGAAGATATTGATTATACAACATACGACATCAATAATGCTTTGGTTATTGATAATACAGGTGCCTTTCGTGATGAAAAAGAACTTGCACGCCATTTAGCCTCTAAAGGCGCTTCCCAAGTATTGTTGACGGCACCTGGCAAAGGAGTACCCAACATTGTCTATGGTGTAAACGAAAACACGATAGATCTGGAAGAACATGCTATTTTTTCAGCAGCCTCCTGTACCACAAATGCTATTGCGCCAGTTTTGGCCGTCCTCGAAGAGAAAATAGGTATCCTGAAAGGTCATATAGAAACTATCCATTCCTATACGAATGATCAAAATCTGGTAGATAATATGCACAAAAAATCCAGAAGAGGTCGTGCTGCCGCTTTGAACATGGTCATTACGGAGACTGGGGCGGGAAGTGCTGTTTCAAAAGTCCTCCCGCCATTAACAGGCAAACTCACTTCCAACGCAATCCGGGTACCTGTCCCTAATGGGTCTTTAGCCATATTAAATTTAGAATTGACATCAGCCATATCTTGGGAACAAATAAACACACTCTTAAAAACGAGTGCATTGGAAGGCAATCTTGTCGAACAGATTAAATTCTCAAGCAATGATGAGCTTGTATCTACCGATATTATAGGTACAACAGCAGCCGCTGTCATTGATGGACCAGCAACCATTGTTTCAGCTGATGGTAAAAATATTGTACTCTATGTATGGTATGATAATGAGTATGGTTATTCCCATCAAGTTATGCGTTTATCGCGGCATATTGCAGGTGTAAGAAGATATACGTACTATTAA
- a CDS encoding glycosyltransferase N-terminal domain-containing protein, with protein MRLLYSIGIFLYGLLLRILAPFHTKARLMVTGRKDWYLRMKQSVDSSQKHIWFHFASLGEFEQGRPVLEAVKNNYLDHKIIVTFYSPSGYEIRKNTNLADHVFYLPYDTAQNAKLFLDLINPSFAVFTKYEYWYYYFEGLHSRSIPLFLVSAIFRPEQIFFQAYGTFFLKILGFVTYFFVQNEESVRLLKEYGIRNAGLAGDTRFDRVIDLPKVRKEIPLIADFVGTAPVLVAGSTWPEDEKLLKELFQQFSEYKLILAPHEINEGHIVSILNLWPAALRFSKMAEYETVTLTEAKVLIIDNIGLLSSLYGYGEVAYIGGGFGVGIHNTLEAATYGMPVLFGPNFKKFQEAKDLIEQGGGFSFADSKGLMDAFGRLQDQSKRAEAAKSARQYVQQKAGATPIIMKYLKNANL; from the coding sequence ATGCGTTTGCTTTATTCAATTGGAATCTTTCTTTATGGACTCTTATTGCGTATTTTGGCCCCTTTTCATACCAAAGCGCGCCTTATGGTAACAGGGCGAAAAGACTGGTATTTGCGGATGAAACAATCGGTTGACTCTAGCCAAAAACATATCTGGTTTCACTTCGCTTCATTGGGCGAATTTGAGCAGGGAAGACCTGTTTTAGAAGCCGTAAAAAATAATTATTTGGACCATAAAATAATTGTAACATTTTATTCTCCTTCTGGCTATGAGATCAGAAAGAATACCAATCTGGCGGATCATGTTTTCTATTTACCTTATGACACTGCTCAGAATGCAAAGCTTTTTTTAGACCTGATCAATCCCTCATTTGCAGTCTTTACAAAATATGAATATTGGTATTATTATTTTGAAGGCTTACACAGCAGGTCTATTCCATTATTTCTTGTTTCGGCAATTTTTAGACCGGAACAGATTTTCTTTCAAGCTTATGGTACCTTTTTTCTGAAAATTCTGGGCTTTGTGACTTATTTTTTTGTTCAGAATGAGGAAAGCGTGCGTTTGTTAAAAGAATATGGAATCCGAAATGCGGGATTAGCAGGTGATACACGTTTTGATCGTGTGATTGACCTTCCTAAGGTTCGAAAAGAAATACCGTTGATAGCGGATTTTGTGGGAACGGCTCCTGTTTTGGTGGCTGGAAGTACCTGGCCTGAGGATGAAAAATTATTGAAAGAGCTGTTCCAGCAGTTTTCAGAATATAAGTTAATCTTGGCGCCGCACGAGATCAATGAGGGCCATATCGTCAGCATATTAAATCTGTGGCCTGCAGCGCTTCGTTTTTCAAAAATGGCGGAATATGAGACGGTAACTTTAACGGAAGCAAAAGTATTGATCATAGACAATATTGGACTCTTGTCTTCTTTGTATGGTTATGGTGAGGTCGCCTATATCGGCGGCGGATTTGGTGTAGGGATACATAATACGCTCGAAGCGGCAACCTATGGAATGCCTGTGCTGTTTGGTCCCAATTTTAAGAAATTCCAAGAAGCGAAAGATCTGATTGAACAGGGGGGAGGCTTTTCATTTGCTGATAGTAAGGGGCTTATGGATGCCTTTGGACGATTGCAGGATCAATCAAAACGTGCAGAGGCAGCGAAATCCGCCCGTCAATATGTACAGCAAAAAGCGGGAGCAACACCCATTATCATGAAATATTTGAAGAATGCCAACTTATAA
- the galE gene encoding UDP-glucose 4-epimerase GalE: MSKKILVTGGTGYIGSHTVVELHQAGYIPVIVDDLSNSNIKILDQIEKIIGIKPEFHQFDLCDSNKVNEFVKNNSDISGIIHFAASKAVGESVQNPLKYYHNNFFSLINILESYRNKPINFVFSSSCTVYGEPDYLPVNESAPVKKATSPYGNTKQIAEEILQETATAYDNYNIIALRYFNPVGAHESALIGELPNGVPQNLLPFITQTAIGKREKLMVFGDDYDTPDGSCVRDYIHVVDLAKAHVAAIKLLEKGNPNGQYDVFNVGTGNGYSVLEAIKAFEKASGQKLNYEIGPRRDGDIIKVYGDVTKSADQLHWKAALGIDEMMASAWAWEKNLKENPLD, translated from the coding sequence ATGAGCAAAAAAATATTAGTCACAGGCGGAACAGGCTATATTGGTTCTCACACAGTTGTCGAACTACATCAGGCAGGATATATTCCTGTCATCGTTGATGATCTTTCCAATTCAAATATCAAGATATTGGATCAAATAGAGAAAATCATCGGGATTAAACCCGAATTTCATCAATTCGATCTTTGTGATTCCAATAAGGTAAATGAATTTGTGAAAAATAACAGTGATATTTCAGGGATTATTCATTTTGCAGCATCCAAAGCTGTAGGTGAATCCGTTCAAAACCCTTTAAAATACTACCACAATAATTTCTTCTCCTTGATCAACATCTTGGAATCTTATCGGAATAAACCGATTAATTTTGTATTCTCTTCAAGCTGTACTGTTTACGGCGAACCAGACTATCTTCCTGTCAATGAAAGTGCTCCTGTAAAAAAAGCAACTTCACCTTATGGAAATACAAAACAGATCGCCGAAGAGATTCTTCAAGAAACAGCTACTGCATACGATAACTATAACATTATCGCCCTACGTTACTTCAATCCAGTAGGTGCGCATGAGTCTGCATTGATAGGCGAACTTCCAAATGGTGTACCTCAAAACTTATTACCATTCATTACGCAGACCGCTATCGGAAAAAGAGAAAAACTAATGGTATTTGGAGACGATTATGACACACCTGATGGTTCTTGTGTACGTGATTATATTCACGTGGTCGATTTAGCAAAGGCACACGTTGCTGCAATCAAATTATTGGAAAAAGGAAACCCTAACGGACAATATGATGTGTTTAATGTAGGAACTGGTAACGGTTATTCAGTACTTGAAGCCATCAAAGCATTTGAAAAAGCCTCTGGTCAAAAATTGAATTATGAAATTGGCCCACGTCGGGATGGCGATATCATCAAAGTATATGGTGACGTGACCAAATCGGCAGATCAATTGCACTGGAAAGCTGCATTGGGCATCGATGAGATGATGGCCTCCGCATGGGCGTGGGAAAAAAATCTGAAAGAAAATCCTTTGGATTAA
- a CDS encoding glycoside hydrolase family protein, with translation MKISSRRDFLKNVIGASSMLLLSQQGFAVDNQYEEAFIDKLLPAPKGGGFAMADYWIWDPSVIKGEDGRYHMFASRWSKKYGFGNWVTNSEVVRAIADTPEGPYEFVEVVLPARGKKYFDGCTTHNPRIVKNGDYYVLYYFGNNYDEPNPSYSENVWESGLGQKAWMHKRIGMAYSKSISGPWKRVDQPILNPRQGEWDTSITSNPSPVVLPDGKVYLIYKSSPVNYNPPLLLGAAQADSFLGPYHRLSDKPIFSFHTDQNHENDVEDPFVWHNGQHFELIMKDRYGKICGEEGGGIHAYSKDGIDWHLSKAVKAYSKTIRWNDGTVSHQANFERPFLLFENGKPTHLFAATGDGSESYQFERTWNMVIPLKG, from the coding sequence ATGAAAATATCTTCCCGTCGTGACTTTCTAAAAAATGTCATTGGTGCATCGAGTATGCTACTGCTTTCACAGCAAGGATTTGCTGTGGATAATCAGTATGAAGAAGCATTTATCGATAAGTTGCTCCCAGCACCAAAAGGAGGTGGATTTGCGATGGCGGATTATTGGATATGGGATCCTTCAGTGATTAAGGGGGAAGATGGTAGATATCATATGTTTGCTTCACGCTGGAGCAAAAAATATGGCTTTGGTAATTGGGTGACCAATTCCGAAGTGGTGCGTGCGATTGCTGATACACCAGAGGGGCCTTATGAATTTGTAGAAGTGGTATTGCCTGCCCGTGGGAAAAAGTATTTTGATGGTTGTACAACTCACAATCCTCGGATCGTTAAAAACGGTGACTATTATGTGCTTTATTATTTTGGAAACAATTATGACGAGCCCAATCCTAGTTATTCCGAGAATGTTTGGGAATCGGGACTGGGGCAGAAAGCCTGGATGCATAAACGTATCGGGATGGCCTATTCAAAGTCGATATCAGGTCCTTGGAAGCGCGTCGATCAGCCCATTTTGAATCCGAGGCAGGGTGAATGGGATACTTCCATAACATCCAATCCTTCTCCGGTTGTTTTGCCAGATGGAAAGGTATATCTGATCTATAAATCATCACCTGTGAATTATAATCCCCCTTTGCTATTGGGGGCAGCGCAAGCTGATTCGTTCTTGGGGCCATATCATCGTTTGTCTGATAAACCTATTTTTTCTTTCCATACCGATCAAAATCATGAAAATGATGTAGAAGATCCTTTCGTATGGCATAATGGTCAGCATTTTGAATTGATTATGAAAGATCGCTATGGCAAAATCTGTGGGGAAGAGGGGGGCGGTATCCATGCATATTCGAAAGATGGAATCGATTGGCATCTGTCAAAAGCCGTCAAAGCCTATTCCAAGACGATCCGTTGGAATGATGGTACTGTCAGTCATCAAGCCAATTTTGAACGGCCGTTTTTATTATTTGAAAATGGAAAACCGACACATCTTTTTGCGGCTACAGGAGATGGGTCCGAGTCTTATCAATTTGAACGGACCTGGAATATGGTTATTCCGTTGAAGGGATAG
- a CDS encoding UDP-glucuronic acid decarboxylase family protein codes for MENKHRKRILITGAAGFLGSHLCDRFIAEDYDVIGMDNLITGDLQNIAHLFKLENFDFYHHDVSKFVHIPGDLDYILHFASPASPVDYLKIPIQTLKVGSLGTHNLLGLARAKQARILVASTSEVYGDPLVSPQSEDYWGNVNPVGPRGVYDEAKRFQEAITMAYHNAHRLDTRIVRIFNTFGSRMRLNDGRAIPTFIAQAIRGEDITLFGDGSQTRSFCYIDDQIEGIYRLLHSDCIQPINIGNPDEISLLQLAQEIIALTGSSSKISHRPLPIDDPKQRKPDIGLAKAKLNWQPKIDRKLGLEKTIDFYRKVPLETLLHKDFTYYNQK; via the coding sequence GTGGAAAATAAACATCGCAAACGGATTTTGATCACTGGAGCAGCAGGCTTCCTTGGTTCCCACCTTTGCGATCGCTTTATTGCCGAAGACTACGATGTTATCGGAATGGATAACCTGATCACTGGAGACCTACAGAATATCGCACATTTATTTAAGCTGGAGAATTTCGACTTTTATCATCACGATGTTTCAAAATTTGTGCATATTCCAGGAGATTTGGATTATATCCTCCATTTCGCTTCTCCAGCCAGTCCTGTTGATTACCTCAAAATCCCGATTCAGACACTCAAAGTCGGCTCCTTAGGTACGCATAATCTCCTTGGCTTGGCTAGGGCGAAACAAGCCCGGATATTAGTAGCATCGACCTCAGAAGTCTATGGCGACCCTTTGGTCTCACCACAGTCAGAAGATTATTGGGGCAATGTTAACCCTGTCGGCCCCAGAGGGGTATATGATGAGGCCAAAAGATTTCAGGAAGCAATTACGATGGCCTATCATAATGCGCATAGGCTGGACACACGTATCGTAAGAATATTTAACACCTTTGGTTCCAGAATGCGTCTAAATGACGGACGTGCGATTCCAACGTTTATAGCACAAGCTATTCGAGGCGAAGACATTACCCTTTTTGGTGATGGTTCACAAACACGGTCATTCTGTTATATCGATGACCAAATCGAAGGCATTTATAGGTTGTTGCATTCAGATTGTATACAGCCCATAAACATAGGTAATCCAGATGAAATATCACTATTACAGTTGGCACAGGAGATCATAGCACTAACAGGCAGCTCAAGTAAGATCAGCCATAGGCCATTGCCCATAGACGACCCTAAACAACGTAAACCGGATATTGGTCTAGCGAAGGCAAAATTGAATTGGCAGCCCAAAATAGACCGAAAATTAGGCTTAGAAAAAACCATAGATTTTTACAGAAAGGTTCCTTTGGAAACTTTATTACATAAAGACTTTACATACTATAATCAAAAATAA
- the hemW gene encoding radical SAM family heme chaperone HemW: protein MNKLRSWSSVGIFVAMIYIHIPFCKQACHYCDFHFSTSLQYKTEMVNALLREIELRSPYLEDRKVESIYFGGGTPSLLEADEISRIIDAVAKQFDISNHAEITLEANPDDLSAAKVNALRSTSVNRFSIGVQSFFEEDLKWMNRAHTRQEASAAIMRVQDAGFENITCDLIYGYPLLTDEKWRYNMQQLIDYAIPHISSYSMTVEAKTALDHFIKKGMSPAIDSDQAADQMNLLIETLKGAGYEQYEISNFAKNGLYARHNTNYWKGKHYLGIGPSAHSFNGHSRSWNIANNAKYIGSIQTNQLPLEIEYLSVRDQINECIMTSLRTMWGLDLELLEKNFDYTIKSKIIEDATSFLEQQQLILDNNKLKLTDSGKLMADHIMSELFIIEN from the coding sequence GTGAATAAACTCCGAAGTTGGTCCAGTGTTGGTATATTTGTAGCCATGATTTACATCCATATCCCATTCTGCAAACAGGCTTGTCATTATTGTGATTTCCATTTTAGTACTTCACTACAATACAAGACCGAAATGGTTAACGCCCTTTTGCGAGAAATAGAACTTAGGTCACCCTATTTGGAAGACAGAAAAGTTGAATCCATCTATTTTGGTGGTGGGACGCCCTCACTATTGGAGGCGGACGAAATCTCAAGGATCATTGATGCTGTTGCCAAACAATTTGACATCAGTAATCATGCTGAAATCACGTTGGAAGCTAATCCAGATGACCTCAGTGCTGCAAAAGTGAATGCATTAAGATCAACTTCCGTGAATAGGTTCAGTATAGGAGTACAGTCTTTTTTCGAGGAAGATCTGAAATGGATGAATCGGGCGCATACCAGACAGGAAGCATCCGCAGCAATCATGCGTGTACAAGATGCAGGATTTGAGAATATCACCTGTGATCTTATTTATGGCTACCCCCTGTTGACCGATGAAAAATGGCGCTACAATATGCAACAACTGATCGATTATGCAATCCCCCATATTTCGTCTTATTCAATGACCGTTGAAGCCAAAACAGCACTAGATCATTTTATCAAGAAGGGCATGAGTCCTGCCATTGATTCAGATCAGGCAGCCGATCAGATGAATCTGCTGATCGAAACATTGAAAGGTGCGGGCTATGAACAATATGAAATTTCCAATTTTGCTAAAAATGGTTTATATGCACGTCATAATACAAACTATTGGAAAGGCAAGCATTATCTAGGTATCGGCCCTTCGGCCCATTCATTCAATGGTCATTCCAGATCTTGGAATATTGCCAATAACGCCAAGTATATCGGCTCGATACAAACCAACCAGCTCCCCTTGGAGATCGAGTATCTATCTGTTCGCGATCAGATTAACGAGTGTATTATGACCTCACTGCGCACCATGTGGGGCCTTGATCTGGAACTGTTAGAAAAGAATTTTGATTACACTATTAAAAGCAAGATAATAGAAGATGCCACATCATTTCTCGAGCAGCAGCAATTAATTTTAGACAATAATAAATTAAAATTAACAGATTCTGGTAAATTAATGGCAGACCATATCATGTCCGAATTATTTATTATTGAAAATTAA